GAAGGCAGTAAAGCCCGAAGTGTACTCATTCCGGACTTATCATCCCTGGATCAATTCTTTGCTAATGAACAAAATGATTTTTAAAATGCGTACTTTTTTTCAGTTTATCACCTTACTACTCTTTGGTTTAACCCTACAGGCACAGGAAGCCAAAAAGGCAAAAGACCTGTTGGATGAAGTTTATACCAAAGCGAAAAGCTATGACAATATTGTTATTGATTTCCGCTTTACGCTTCAAAACACCAAACAAAACCAGGATCAGGACAGTAAAGGAAACGTGACCCTTAAAGGCAATTTATTCGTACTGAACTTTATGGGCGTTACCAAAATGTTTGACGGAAAGAAAAACTATACGATCATCCCTGAAGACGAAGAAATTACCGTATCCAAATATGACGAGAATGATGAAAATTCCATTACGCCGTCTAAAATACTGACCTTCTTCAATTCCGGCTACAAATATGCCTGGGACAAATTGCTAAACATCAGAGGCCGTAAGATACAATACATCAAACTTACGCCGCTTAGCGCCAAAGATAAAACCAAAGAAATTTACTTAGGCATTGATACTCAGACAAAACACATCTACAATAAGATCGAAATCGCGAAAGACGGTACAAAAACCACTTTGACTGTTAATTCTTTTAAAACGAATCAGCCTATTTCGAAAAATCATTTTACCTTTACCGAAAGTAAATATCCTAATTACTACATCAATAAATTAGATTAATTATCGGGTGAAAATATTAGACCGTTACATTCTTAAAAGCTTCCTGATTACATTTGCTACTGTATTTGTAATCCTTTTTTTTATATTCATTTTGCAGGGAATCTGGCTGTTCATTGCCGAATTAGCCGGTAAAGACCTGGACGCCTGGCTGGTATTCCAGTTCCTACTCTTCTACTCGCCAAAAATGATTCCGCTCGTTTTACCGCTTTCCATCCTGCTTGCTTCGATCATGACTTTTGGAAGTTTTTCGGAGAATTATGAATTTGCAGCGATGAAATCTTCCGGGATATCCTTAAAAAGAGCGATGCAGAGTCTGAATATTTTTATCGTGATTTTAAGCTTTGTTTCTTTCTTTTTTGCCAATAATGTTATTCCTAAAGCAGAATATAACTTTGTAAACCTTCGTAAAGAGATTTTCCATACCAAACCGGCCATGGCCATTGCGGAAGGTCTTTTTAACAAGATCGGGAATTTCTCCATTAAAGTCGATAAGAAATCCGGGGAAAAAGGCGAACAGCTGCAGGGCGTTACCATGCACGAGAAATCGAATCTGGGAACCGGGAATAAATCGGTTATTAAAGCCAAAAGAGGCGTTTTAATTAACGATGCCAATTCCAATATTTTAAAACTGGATTTAATTGACGGCTATTACTACGAAGATGTGATGCCAAAAAATTATGAAGACCGGAAACGGGAACCGTTTGCCAAAGCGGCCTTTAAAAAATACCGTGTCAATATCGATTTAACAGCCTTAAACCCTGTTGATGAAGATGAAAAGATCACGAATACCAATACCATGCTTACGGTAAATGAGCTGAATTTTACCATTGACTCTTTAGAATCGAATATTAAAAAAGATAAATTATCCTTTGCCGATAATATTGTTCAGGGCACTGATTTTGCATTGAAACCCAAATTCTCCGGTTCCAATACAGCATCCAACAAAACCAAAGACATGATGGCGCTGCTGCCTCTGGATTTACAATATAAAGTACTGGAAATTTCAAAAAATAACGTAACCAGCCTGATCTACTCTATAGACAGTAACAGTAATGACCTGCTGGAAAAACAAAAAAACATCAACGTACACTGGATCGTATTGCATGAAAAATTTGTAGTGGCGTTCTCCTGTCTGCTGATGTTCTTTATCGGGGCACCGCTGGGAGCCATTATCCGTAAAGGAGGCTTGGGACTGCCCATTGTATTTGCGGTACTGATTTTCATTATCTACCACTTCATTAATACTTTTGGAAAGAAAGTAGCACAGGAAAACGGGATCCCTCCTTTCCTTGGAACCTGGATGGCTTCGATGGTTTTAACGCCGCTGGCAATATTCCTGACCTACAGGGCAACCAACGATATTGGCGTGATGATTAATTTTGACTGGATTACCGTTCCGTTCCAGAAACTTGCAGAAAAAATATTTAAAAATAATAACAACTAAAATGGCAACTAACGAACACATACAACTCAACACTATAGAAGAAGCTATTGAAGATATAAGACAAGGTAAAATTATTATTGTTGTTGACGATGAAGATCGTGAAAACGAAGGAGATTTTATTGCTGCGGCAGAAAAAGTAACTCCGGAAATGATCAACTTCATGGCTACTCACGGACGAGGTTTGATCTGTGCTCCTCTAACGGAAGCAAGATGTAAGGAACTGGATCTTAACCTGATGGTTACGAACAACACCGTACTGCACGAAACACAGTTTACCGTTTCGGTAGATTTAAAAGGACACGGCTGTACTACCGGTATTTCGGTACATGACAGAGCCAAAACCATCCTTTCTTTAGTAGATGACGAAACCAAACCGGAAGACCTGGGTCGTCCGGGACATATTTTCCCTTTACGTGCCAAACAGGGCGGTGTATTGAGAAGAACCGGACATACAGAGGCTGCTATCGATTTAGCGCGTCTGGCAGGCTTAAAACCGGCCGGAATACTGGTTGAAATATTAAACGAAGACGGATCTATGGCCCGTTTGCCGCAATTAATGGAAGTAGCCAAACGATTTGACCTTAAAATCGTTTCTATTGAAGCATTGGTTGCCTACAGAATGCAGCACGACAGTCTGATCCAGAAAAAAGAGGATTTTGAAATCGAAACCCGTTTCGGAACTTTCCGTTTAAGAGCCTACCTGCAAATCACAAACAAACAGGTACATATTGCTTTGACAAAAGGAAGCTGGAGCGCCGGTGAGCCGGTACTGACCCGAATCAACTCTACACACGTTAACAACGATATTTTAGGTACGCTGACCAATAATGCCGACAAACGTCTTGACGATATGTTCCGACGTATTAACGAAGAAGGACAGGGCGCTATTTTGTTT
This region of Flavobacterium inviolabile genomic DNA includes:
- a CDS encoding LptF/LptG family permease gives rise to the protein MKILDRYILKSFLITFATVFVILFFIFILQGIWLFIAELAGKDLDAWLVFQFLLFYSPKMIPLVLPLSILLASIMTFGSFSENYEFAAMKSSGISLKRAMQSLNIFIVILSFVSFFFANNVIPKAEYNFVNLRKEIFHTKPAMAIAEGLFNKIGNFSIKVDKKSGEKGEQLQGVTMHEKSNLGTGNKSVIKAKRGVLINDANSNILKLDLIDGYYYEDVMPKNYEDRKREPFAKAAFKKYRVNIDLTALNPVDEDEKITNTNTMLTVNELNFTIDSLESNIKKDKLSFADNIVQGTDFALKPKFSGSNTASNKTKDMMALLPLDLQYKVLEISKNNVTSLIYSIDSNSNDLLEKQKNINVHWIVLHEKFVVAFSCLLMFFIGAPLGAIIRKGGLGLPIVFAVLIFIIYHFINTFGKKVAQENGIPPFLGTWMASMVLTPLAIFLTYRATNDIGVMINFDWITVPFQKLAEKIFKNNNN
- a CDS encoding LolA family protein produces the protein MRTFFQFITLLLFGLTLQAQEAKKAKDLLDEVYTKAKSYDNIVIDFRFTLQNTKQNQDQDSKGNVTLKGNLFVLNFMGVTKMFDGKKNYTIIPEDEEITVSKYDENDENSITPSKILTFFNSGYKYAWDKLLNIRGRKIQYIKLTPLSAKDKTKEIYLGIDTQTKHIYNKIEIAKDGTKTTLTVNSFKTNQPISKNHFTFTESKYPNYYINKLD
- the ribB gene encoding 3,4-dihydroxy-2-butanone-4-phosphate synthase, with amino-acid sequence MATNEHIQLNTIEEAIEDIRQGKIIIVVDDEDRENEGDFIAAAEKVTPEMINFMATHGRGLICAPLTEARCKELDLNLMVTNNTVLHETQFTVSVDLKGHGCTTGISVHDRAKTILSLVDDETKPEDLGRPGHIFPLRAKQGGVLRRTGHTEAAIDLARLAGLKPAGILVEILNEDGSMARLPQLMEVAKRFDLKIVSIEALVAYRMQHDSLIQKKEDFEIETRFGTFRLRAYLQITNKQVHIALTKGSWSAGEPVLTRINSTHVNNDILGTLTNNADKRLDDMFRRINEEGQGAILFINQEIQSSDLLNRLSELKNLQSQGVHKAPEIKIDAKDFGIGAQMLHDLDICKIRLLSNSEQTKRVGMIGYGLEITEYIGF